DNA sequence from the Myxococcus guangdongensis genome:
GGGACGTGGGCCAGCCTGGCCCGGGCCATGGCCTCCTGGAGGACGGCCTCCGTCACCCTGCTCTCGTTCTCCTCGGGTCTGCCGCTGGGCCTGGTGTGGATCGCCATCCCCGACTGGCTGCGCAGCATCGGCGTGGACATCCGCGTGGTGGGCCTCATCACGCTGGCGCAGGCCCCCTGGTCCTTCAAGTTCATCTGGTCCCCGCTGATGGACCGCTACGTGCCGCCCTTCTGGGGACGGCGCCGGGGCTGGATGGCGGTGGCGCAGGTGGCGCTGTTCGCCACGACCCTGGCGCTCGCGGGGCTGGGGGAACATCCCGAGGCTGCGTGGGTGGTGGGCGCGCTGGCCATGGCGGTGGCCTTCGCGTCCGCGACGCAGGACATCGCCATCGACGCGTACGCGGTGGAGGTGCTGCGCAAGGAGGAGCAGGGCGTGGCGGTGGGCGCGCGCGTGGCGCTGTATCGCGCGGCCATGTTCATCGCGGGCTCGGCGGCGATCACCCTCGCGGGCCGCGTGTCGTGGAAGTGGGTGGTCATCGGGCTGGCGACGCTGTACCTGCCCATGCTCATCATCACCCGCTTCGCGCCGGAGCCCGAGGAGCGGCTCACCCCGCCCAAGTCCCTCAAGGACGCTGTCTGGTATCCGTTCGTGGGCTTCCTGTCGCGGCACCGCGCGCTCGAAATCCTCGCCTTCGTCTTCCTCTACAAGCTGGCCGACAACCTCGGCGGCACGCTGCTCCGCCCGTTCCTGGTGGACATGGGGTACAGCGACTTGCACCGCGGCGTGGCGCTCGGGACGATTGGCCTGTTCGGCACCATCCTGGGCACGCTGGTGGGCGGCGCGTGGACGACGGTGCTGGGGCTGGGCCGCGCGCTCTGGGTGTTCGGCGTCATCCAGATTGTGTCCAACATCGGCTACGTGCTCGTCGCCCGGGCGGGTGGGCCCAACGTGTGGCTGATGTACAGCGCCATCGGCTTCGAGCAGGTGACGCAGGGCCTGGGCACGGGCGCCTTCTCCGTGCTGCTGATGCGGCTGACACAGAAGCGCTTCTCGGCCACGCAGTTCGCGCTGCTCTCCAGCCTGTTCTCCATTCCGCGCGTGGTGGCGGGGCCCATCGCCGGCTTCCTCGTGTACTCCATCGGCTGGGAGCCCTTCTTCTGGTTCACCATGGTGGGCGGCATCCCCGGCCTGCTCCTGCTCGCGCGCTTCGTGCCGCTGGGCGTGAGGGACCCGGACTTCGACGTGCAGAGCCGCCCCACCACGCGCGCCGTGAGCCGGCCGATGATGGTGGGCAGCGCGGCGCTCGCGGCCGTGGTGGGCATGGGCCTGGGGCTGGTGACGACGGCGCTGCTCACCGCGGTGCAGAACCTGCGCAAGACGCCGCAGGCGGGCTTCGACTTCGCCACGCCCTTCGGCGCGCTGTTCCAGCCCTCGGGCGTCACCGACTGGGTGACGCTGGCGAGCATCATCGTCTTCGGGTTGACGGTGGGCCTGCTCACCGCCGCCGTGCTCGCCGCGCGCTCCGGGGCCTTCTACCTGCCCGAACAGGAGGCGCCGACCTCCCCCTCCGGCGCGCCCAGCCCGTAGCAGCGGGCCTTGGGGCGGGTCTGGGTCCACCCGAGGACAGCGCGTCGAGAAGGCTGAGCAAACTGTCGGGCCGCGCGCCTATGGTGCGGTCGACATGGCCCATCCTCTCGCTGGAAAGCTCCCGCCCGAAGACCTCCTCATCGACCCCGAGAAGCTGCGCGCGCGCTACTACGCGGAGACGCCCGACGTGGGCATCCCCGAGCAGCGCGTGGCCTTCGGCACCTCGGGACACCGCGGCTCATCGGCGCGCACCAGCTTCAACGAGGCGCACATCGTCGCGGTGACGCAGGCGCTCTGCGAGTACCGCCAGCAGCAGGGCATCGACGGCCCGCTGTACCTGGGCATGGACACCCACGCCCTGTCCGCCCCCGCGCAACAGACGGCGCTGGAGGTGCTCGCCGCCCACGGCGTGCAGGTGCGCTTCACCGACGGCGCCACGCCCACGCCCGTCATCTCCCACGCCATCCTCACGTTCAACAAGGGGCGCACCACGGGGCTCGCGGACGGCATCGTCATCACCCCGTCCCACAACCCGCCCGAGGACGGCGGAATCAAATACAACCCGCCCAACGGCGGCCCCGCGGACACGAACGTCACCGCGCTCATCGAGCGCCGGGCCAACGCGCTGCTCGGCGAGGGCAACCGCGGCGTCCAGCGCACCCCGTACGAGCGGGCGCGCACGGCCCCCACGGTGAAGCCGTACGACTTCATCACGCCGTACGTCGAGGACCTGGGC
Encoded proteins:
- a CDS encoding AmpG family muropeptide MFS transporter → MREQGGKSGEKRPGTWASLARAMASWRTASVTLLSFSSGLPLGLVWIAIPDWLRSIGVDIRVVGLITLAQAPWSFKFIWSPLMDRYVPPFWGRRRGWMAVAQVALFATTLALAGLGEHPEAAWVVGALAMAVAFASATQDIAIDAYAVEVLRKEEQGVAVGARVALYRAAMFIAGSAAITLAGRVSWKWVVIGLATLYLPMLIITRFAPEPEERLTPPKSLKDAVWYPFVGFLSRHRALEILAFVFLYKLADNLGGTLLRPFLVDMGYSDLHRGVALGTIGLFGTILGTLVGGAWTTVLGLGRALWVFGVIQIVSNIGYVLVARAGGPNVWLMYSAIGFEQVTQGLGTGAFSVLLMRLTQKRFSATQFALLSSLFSIPRVVAGPIAGFLVYSIGWEPFFWFTMVGGIPGLLLLARFVPLGVRDPDFDVQSRPTTRAVSRPMMVGSAALAAVVGMGLGLVTTALLTAVQNLRKTPQAGFDFATPFGALFQPSGVTDWVTLASIIVFGLTVGLLTAAVLAARSGAFYLPEQEAPTSPSGAPSP